The Grimontia kaedaensis genome has a window encoding:
- a CDS encoding NAD(P)-dependent oxidoreductase gives MAQEKVAFIGLGVMGYPMAGHLKNAGFNTTVFNRTTAKAQAWADEYKADFAVTPREAAQGCDVVFVCVGNDNDVRSVIFGDDGVLASMKAGSVLVDHTTTSATLAEELAEACQEKKVHFIDAPVSGGQAGAENGVLTVMCGGDQIVFDAVKPVIDAYAKQAVLMGKNGQGQRCKMANQICITGILQGLSEALILAQASGLDIEQMVNVLKHGAAGSWQMENRAVTMAQDKFDFGFAIDWMRKDLGICLDEAADKGLELPLTKEVDEKYARLQVQGFGRMDTSVLIKAQ, from the coding sequence ATGGCTCAGGAAAAAGTCGCATTTATCGGTCTCGGCGTTATGGGCTATCCGATGGCAGGCCATCTCAAAAATGCTGGGTTTAACACAACCGTTTTCAATCGTACCACTGCGAAAGCTCAAGCCTGGGCAGATGAATACAAAGCTGACTTCGCTGTTACGCCACGTGAGGCAGCACAAGGCTGTGATGTGGTATTTGTGTGTGTTGGCAATGATAATGATGTCCGCAGTGTGATTTTTGGTGATGATGGCGTACTGGCCAGTATGAAAGCAGGGAGTGTGCTGGTGGATCACACCACTACATCCGCAACGTTGGCTGAAGAACTCGCCGAAGCGTGTCAGGAGAAAAAAGTGCACTTTATTGACGCGCCAGTCTCAGGCGGTCAGGCAGGTGCAGAAAACGGTGTATTGACTGTGATGTGTGGCGGCGACCAGATAGTATTTGATGCGGTGAAACCAGTGATTGATGCTTATGCCAAGCAAGCCGTTTTGATGGGTAAAAATGGTCAGGGTCAGCGCTGTAAAATGGCCAATCAAATTTGCATCACGGGTATCTTGCAAGGATTGAGTGAAGCGCTAATTCTGGCTCAAGCATCGGGTTTGGATATCGAACAAATGGTCAATGTGCTTAAGCACGGAGCGGCGGGTTCGTGGCAGATGGAAAACCGTGCTGTTACTATGGCGCAGGACAAATTCGATTTTGGATTTGCTATCGACTGGATGCGCAAAGATTTGGGAATTTGTTTGGATGAAGCGGCAGACAAAGGTCTCGAACTGCCATTGACCAAAGAAGTAGACGAAAAATACGCCCGCCTCCAAGTTCAAGGTTTTGGTCGAATGGATACTTCCGTTCTTATTAAGGCTCAGTGA